In Phocoena phocoena chromosome 11, mPhoPho1.1, whole genome shotgun sequence, one DNA window encodes the following:
- the POU6F1 gene encoding POU domain, class 6, transcription factor 1, translating into MDPGAGPDSSLTVNEQVIVMSGHETIRVLEVGVDAQIPAEEEGKALEGVAAEGSQSGGPTKASEAAGEAGPDNPDSSAEATVKSLPGMPPSPAPAVATFSQAPCQPQASQTLTPLAVQAAPQVLTQENLATVLTGVMVPAGAVTQPLLIPISIAGQVAGQQGLAVWTIPTATVAALPGLTAASPTGGIFKPPLAGLQAAAVLNAALPAPVQAAPPAQASSPTRPQTLIHTQPLLHATPAILPQSTAATATAPTPKPVDSPPQITVQPAGFAFSPGIISAASLGGQTQILGSLTATPVIANAVPSMPGISSQILTNAQGQVIGTLPWVVNSASMAAPAPAQSLQVQAVTPQLLLNAQGQVIAALASSPLPSPVAVRKPSTPESPAKSEVQPIQPPAAMPQPAVVIASPAPAAKPAASAPIPITCSETPTVSQLVSKPHTPSLDEDGINLEEIREFAKNFKIRRLSLGLTQTQVGQALTATEGPAYSQSAICRFEKLDITPKSAQKLKPVLEKWLNEAELRNQEGQQNLMEFVGGEPSKKRKRRTSFTPQAIEALNAYFEKNPLPTGQEITEIAKELNYDREVVRVWFCNRRQTLKNTSKLNVFQIP; encoded by the exons ATGGATCCTGGAGCCGGGCCAGACTCATCTCTGACTGTCAATGAGCAG GTCATCGTGATGTCAGGCCATGAGACCATCCgagttctggaggttggagtgGATGCCCAGATCCCTGCTGAGGAGGAGGGCAAAGCACTGGAAGGTGTGGCCGCCGAGGGCTCCCAGAGCGGAGGCCCCACCAAAGCCAGTGAAGCTGCTGGTGAAGCTGGGCCAGACAACCCAGACTCCTCCGCAGAGGCAACTG TGAAGTCACTCCCGGGGATGCCTCCGAGCCCTGCCCCTGCCGTTGCCACCTTCAGCCAAGCCCCATGCCAGCCTCAGGCATCGCAGACCCTGACGCCACTGGCTGTACAAGCTGCCCCCCAG GTCTTGACTCAGGAAAACTTAGCCACAGTTCTGACAGGAGTTATGGTTCCAGCAGGGGCAGTTACTCAACCTCTTCTTATCCCCATCAGTATTGCAGGTCAAGTGGCTGGTCAGCAGGGGCTGGCCGTGTGGACAATTCCTACAGCAACCGTGGCTGCCCTCCCAGGACTGACCGCTGCTTCTCCCACGGGGGGAATTTTCAAGCCACCTTTAGCCGGTCTCCAAG CAGCTGCAGTGCTGAACGCCGCTCTCCCGGCACCTGTACAAGCTGCCCCACCGGCCCAGGCCTCCTCGCCCACCCGGCCCCAGACGCTGATCCATACCCAGCCGCTGCTGCACGCCACACCTGCCATTCTGCCGCAGTCCACTGCTGCCACCGcgactgcccccacccccaagccagtGGACAGCCCCCCACAGATCACCGTTCAGCCTGCAGGCTTCGCGTTTAGCCCAGGAATC ATCAGTGCTGCTTCCCTCGGGGGACAGACCCAGATCCTGGGCTCCCTCACTGCAACTCCGGTCATTGCCAACGCCGTTCCCAGCATGCCGGGGATCAGCAGTCAGATCCTCACCAACGCTCAGGGACAG GTTATTGGAACACTTCCGTGGGTAGTGAACTCGGCTAGCATGGCGGCCCCAGCACCAGCCCAAAGCCTGCAGGTCCAGGCTGTGACCCCCCAGCTGTTGTTGAACGCCCAGGGCCAGGTGATCGCAGCCCTGGCCAGCAGCCCTCTGCCTTCTCCCGTGGCTGTCCGGAAGCCAAGCACTCCTGAGTCCCCCGCTAAGAGTGAG GTGCAGCCCATCCAGCCCCCGGCAGCCATGCCCCAGCCAGCTGTGGTCATCGCCAGCCCAGCCCCAGCGGCCAAGCCAGCTGCCTCTGCTCCTATCCCGATCACCTGCTCAGAGACCCCTACTGTCAGCCAGCTGGTGTCCA AGCCACATACCCCGAGTCTGGATGAGGACGGGATCAACTTAGAAGAGATCCGGGAGTTTGCCAAGAACTTTAAGATCCGGCGGCTATCCCTGGGCCTCACGCAGACCCAGGTGGGTCAGGCTCTGACCGCGACGGAAGGCCCAGCCTACAGCCAGTCAGCCATCTGCCG GTTTGAGAAGCTGGACATCACGCCCAAGAGTGCGCagaagttgaagccagtgctggAGAAGTGGCTGAATGAAGCCGAACTCCGGAACCAGGAAGGCCAGCAGAACCTGATGGAATTTGTGGGAGGCGAGCCCTCCAAGAAACGCAAGCGCCGCACCTCCTTTACCCCCCAGGCCATAGAGGCTCTTAACGCCTACTTCGAGAAGAACCCACTGCCCACGGGCCAGGAGATCACCGAGATTGCTAAGGAGCTCAACTATGACCGGGAGGTCGTGCGGGTCTGGTTCTGCAACCGGCGTCAGACGCTCAAGAACACCAGCAAGCTGAATGTCTTTCAGATCCCTTAG